The DNA sequence TTATATTTTGACGCTATCTCCTTCAGGGCCTTAATTGATAAGGGTTCTCAATTGTAGCGTCCTTTTTTGTGTTTTCCACGATTTATGTCAGTATTCACAAAATGGACACATAAATTTAACAAATCTGTGAAAGCCCGTCAGTCCTAGTGTCTGTAAGGCTTTCTTTATTTTTTATTAAAAAAAATCCTTATACCCACTTGTAAATATTGCGTAATAAACTAAAATTATTGTTAAGCCCTACAATTGTAGTATTAGGAGGTCAATAAAGTGTCAAAAATCAAGTCTTTGCTTCTATTGTTCGGCTCACTGATTTTACTCAGTGGTTGTGAACATATGGAAGTACTTAACCCAAAAGGGCCAATGGCAAGCAGTTTAAAATGGCTGATTATTTATTCAATCATCTTTATGCTTGTTATTGTCGTGGTTGTATTTGTTCTATTCGCAGTATTTGCTTATAAATACCGTTATTCAAATACAACTGAATCAGGTAAAGTACATCACAGTACTTTATTAGAAACTATTTGGTTCATCGTACCATTCATCATTTTACTTGCTTTGGCAATTCCAACAGTAAAAACACTGTATGAGTATGATGCTCCGCCTGCAAAAGACAAAGACCCTGTCGTTGTTTATGCAACAAGTGCAGGATTCAAATGGTTCTTTGCTTATCCAGAGCAAAAAATCGAAACAGTGAATCATTTAACGATTCCTAAGAACCGTCCTATCGTGTTCAAATTACAAGCTATGGACACAATGACAAGTTTCTGGATTCCGCAACTCGGCGGTCAAAAATATGCAATGACTGCTATGACAATGGAATGGACATTAGAAGCTGACCAAGAAGGTACGTTCCGTGGACGTAACTCGAACTTCAACGGTGAAGGTTTCGCTCGTCAAACATTCCCAGTAAAAGCAGTAAGCAACTCAGAGTTCAACAAATGGGTAGAAAAAGCTAAAAAAGCACCTAAGATTTCACAAGATGCTTTTGATAAACAATTACTGCCTACAACTAAAAACGAAGAGTTGACATTCAG is a window from the Staphylococcus sp. IVB6181 genome containing:
- the qoxA gene encoding cytochrome aa3 quinol oxidase subunit II, encoding MSKIKSLLLLFGSLILLSGCEHMEVLNPKGPMASSLKWLIIYSIIFMLVIVVVVFVLFAVFAYKYRYSNTTESGKVHHSTLLETIWFIVPFIILLALAIPTVKTLYEYDAPPAKDKDPVVVYATSAGFKWFFAYPEQKIETVNHLTIPKNRPIVFKLQAMDTMTSFWIPQLGGQKYAMTAMTMEWTLEADQEGTFRGRNSNFNGEGFARQTFPVKAVSNSEFNKWVEKAKKAPKISQDAFDKQLLPTTKNEELTFSGTHMAFVDPAADPEYIFYAYKRFHYTPKDPNFYDVTEGVLDKPDAKYPARKSQVTNAMYKRHGMEAMILKNDQPYDNEFKKGESHNMDEMEKAHKGSKDEKAEELQKKNNGGEH